A window of the Bradysia coprophila strain Holo2 chromosome X unlocalized genomic scaffold, BU_Bcop_v1 contig_128, whole genome shotgun sequence genome harbors these coding sequences:
- the LOC119067818 gene encoding thioredoxin reductase 1, mitochondrial isoform X2, with product MSSAWKNLRHKFAQIGIKNNFDYDLVVIGGGSGGLACAKEAVVQGAKVAVLDYVKPSPQGTKWGLGGTCVNVGCIPKKLMHQAALLGEAVHEAADYGWSIDKESVKIDWDKLKTSVQNHVKSVNWVTRVDLRDKKVEYINGLGYFKDAHTIGALMKNNTEKSITARNVVIAVGGRPRYSNIPGAVEYGITSDDIFSLDREPGKTLIVGAGYIGLECAGFLNGLGYDATVLVRSVVLRGFDQQMADMVANAATEKGVKFEYKCQPKSIEKTSDNRLLVKYAYDDGREVSDVFDTVLFAVGRKALVDDLKLENSGVIIKPNADKIDVDEYERTNVPHIYAVGDVLQGRPELTPVAILAGRLLARRMFGNSTELMDYDDVATTIFSPLEYGCVGLSEEKAIERHGEDNVEIYHAYYKPTEFFIPQKSVRHCYLKAVALREGDQRVIGLHYVGPVAGEVIQGFAAALKSGLTFKTLQNTVGIHPTTAEEFTRLNITKRSGLDPTPATCCS from the exons ATGAGTTCGGCTTGGAAAAATTTGCGACACAAATTCGCTCAAATTGGCATAAAAA ACAATTTCGATTACGATCTGGTCGTCATAGGCGGAGGATCTGGTGGATTGGCATGCGCTAAAGAAGCCGTAGTACAGGGCGCCAAAGTAGCCGTATTGGATTATGTGAAACCGTCGCCGCAAGGCACCAAATGGGGTCTCGGTGGGACATGCGTCAATGTCGGTTGCATTCCCAAAAAGTTGATGCATCAGGCTGCTTTGCTGGGCGAAGCGGTCCATGAGGCGGCTGACTATGGTTGGTCCATCGACAAGGAAAGCGTTAAAATTGATTGGGACAAATTGAAGACATCGGTACAGAATCACGTTAAGTCGGTGAATTGGGTGACCAGAGTTGATTTGCGTGATAA GAAAGTTGAGTACATCAACGGACTGGGATATTTCAAAGATGCGCATACGATTGGAGCcctaatgaaaaataatacgGAAAAGTCGATTACGGCAAGAAATGTGGTCATAGCCGTCGGTGGACGGCCGAGATATTCAAACATTCCCGGTGCTGTGGAGTATGGCATTACCAGTGATGATATTTTCAGTTTGGACCGCGAACCAGGCAAAACTTTAATCGTTGGAGCTGGAT ATATTGGCCTAGAGTGTGCCGGTTTCTTAAATGGACTGGGCTACGATGCAACCGTTTTGGTTCGATCGGTTGTTTTAAGAGGATTTGATCAGCAAATGGCTGACATGGTCGCGAATGCTGCAACGGAAAAGG GTGTCAAGTTCGAATACAAATGCCAACCGAAGTCCATTGAAAAAACCAGCGACAACCGTCTGCTCGTCAAATATGCATACGACGATGGCCGAGAGGTATCTGATGTATTCGACACTGTACTGTTTGCGGTCGGACGCAAGGCATTGGTCGACGATTTAAAGTTAGAAAATTCCGGCGTGATCATTAAGCCGAACGCAGACAAAATCGATGTGGACGAATACGAACGGACCAATGTGCCTCACATCTATGCCGTGGGCGATGTGTTACAAGGTCGACCTGAACTTACTCCAGTTGCCATTTTGGCAGGCCGCTTATTAGCTCGTCGTATGTTCGGCAACAGTACCGAACTGATGGATTACGATGATGTCGCAACCACAATCTTTTCGCCATTGGAATACGGATGCGTTGGTTTGAGTGAGGAAAAGGCAATCGAACGGCATGGCGAAGACAATGTGGAAATTTACCATGCTTACTACAAGCCAACCGAATTCTTTATACCTCAAAAGTCGGTAAGGCATTGTTATCTGAAGGCTGTGGCTTTGCGTGAGGGTGATCAGCGTGTAATTGGGTTGCACTATGTGGGACCGGTAGCTGGAGAGGTGATTCAAGGATTCGCCGCTGCATTGAA ATCGGGGCTAACATTCAAAACTCTGCAAAATACTGTCGGCATTCATCCAACCACAGCCGAAGAATTCACTCGACTCAATATTACCAAACGATCCGGATTAGATCCAACACCGGCCACATGCTGCAGTTAA
- the LOC119067818 gene encoding thioredoxin reductase 1, mitochondrial isoform X3: protein MAPVPDNFDYDLVVIGGGSGGLACAKEAVVQGAKVAVLDYVKPSPQGTKWGLGGTCVNVGCIPKKLMHQAALLGEAVHEAADYGWSIDKESVKIDWDKLKTSVQNHVKSVNWVTRVDLRDKKVEYINGLGYFKDAHTIGALMKNNTEKSITARNVVIAVGGRPRYSNIPGAVEYGITSDDIFSLDREPGKTLIVGAGYIGLECAGFLNGLGYDATVLVRSVVLRGFDQQMADMVANAATEKGVKFEYKCQPKSIEKTSDNRLLVKYAYDDGREVSDVFDTVLFAVGRKALVDDLKLENSGVIIKPNADKIDVDEYERTNVPHIYAVGDVLQGRPELTPVAILAGRLLARRMFGNSTELMDYDDVATTIFSPLEYGCVGLSEEKAIERHGEDNVEIYHAYYKPTEFFIPQKSVRHCYLKAVALREGDQRVIGLHYVGPVAGEVIQGFAAALKSGLTFKTLQNTVGIHPTTAEEFTRLNITKRSGLDPTPATCCS from the exons atgGCACCCGTACCTG ACAATTTCGATTACGATCTGGTCGTCATAGGCGGAGGATCTGGTGGATTGGCATGCGCTAAAGAAGCCGTAGTACAGGGCGCCAAAGTAGCCGTATTGGATTATGTGAAACCGTCGCCGCAAGGCACCAAATGGGGTCTCGGTGGGACATGCGTCAATGTCGGTTGCATTCCCAAAAAGTTGATGCATCAGGCTGCTTTGCTGGGCGAAGCGGTCCATGAGGCGGCTGACTATGGTTGGTCCATCGACAAGGAAAGCGTTAAAATTGATTGGGACAAATTGAAGACATCGGTACAGAATCACGTTAAGTCGGTGAATTGGGTGACCAGAGTTGATTTGCGTGATAA GAAAGTTGAGTACATCAACGGACTGGGATATTTCAAAGATGCGCATACGATTGGAGCcctaatgaaaaataatacgGAAAAGTCGATTACGGCAAGAAATGTGGTCATAGCCGTCGGTGGACGGCCGAGATATTCAAACATTCCCGGTGCTGTGGAGTATGGCATTACCAGTGATGATATTTTCAGTTTGGACCGCGAACCAGGCAAAACTTTAATCGTTGGAGCTGGAT ATATTGGCCTAGAGTGTGCCGGTTTCTTAAATGGACTGGGCTACGATGCAACCGTTTTGGTTCGATCGGTTGTTTTAAGAGGATTTGATCAGCAAATGGCTGACATGGTCGCGAATGCTGCAACGGAAAAGG GTGTCAAGTTCGAATACAAATGCCAACCGAAGTCCATTGAAAAAACCAGCGACAACCGTCTGCTCGTCAAATATGCATACGACGATGGCCGAGAGGTATCTGATGTATTCGACACTGTACTGTTTGCGGTCGGACGCAAGGCATTGGTCGACGATTTAAAGTTAGAAAATTCCGGCGTGATCATTAAGCCGAACGCAGACAAAATCGATGTGGACGAATACGAACGGACCAATGTGCCTCACATCTATGCCGTGGGCGATGTGTTACAAGGTCGACCTGAACTTACTCCAGTTGCCATTTTGGCAGGCCGCTTATTAGCTCGTCGTATGTTCGGCAACAGTACCGAACTGATGGATTACGATGATGTCGCAACCACAATCTTTTCGCCATTGGAATACGGATGCGTTGGTTTGAGTGAGGAAAAGGCAATCGAACGGCATGGCGAAGACAATGTGGAAATTTACCATGCTTACTACAAGCCAACCGAATTCTTTATACCTCAAAAGTCGGTAAGGCATTGTTATCTGAAGGCTGTGGCTTTGCGTGAGGGTGATCAGCGTGTAATTGGGTTGCACTATGTGGGACCGGTAGCTGGAGAGGTGATTCAAGGATTCGCCGCTGCATTGAA ATCGGGGCTAACATTCAAAACTCTGCAAAATACTGTCGGCATTCATCCAACCACAGCCGAAGAATTCACTCGACTCAATATTACCAAACGATCCGGATTAGATCCAACACCGGCCACATGCTGCAGTTAA
- the LOC119067820 gene encoding C-factor — protein MNSILITGCNRGLGLGLIKTLLNVSTPPAHVIATCRNLQKAEELQELSQKHQNLHVIQFDTTDFNSYDRVTKEVENVVQGKGLNVLFNNAGIASKSTRLSGVRADDFTKSFLANTTAPIMLTKALHPLLKKSAEINGDKPMGVGRAAVINMSSILGSIGSNVEGGMYSYRASKSALNAATKSMSIDFKDSKILCVSLHPGWVKTDMGGKNAPLEIDSSCKRMIETIMSLNETNNGTFLQFDGKSLPW, from the exons atgaattcaatctTAATTACGGGATGCAATCGGGGCCTTGGCTTAGGTTTAATAAAAACTCTACTCAATGTGTCTACACCACCAGCTCATGTAATTGCAACGTGCCGTAATCTACAGAAAGCCGAG GAACTTCAAGAACTATCTCAAAAGCACCAAAATTTGCATGTAATCCAATTCG ATACAACCGACTTTAATTCGTACGATAGAGTGACCAAAGAAGTTGAGAATGTAGTCCAAGGTAAGGGCTTGAATGTTCTCTTTAATAACGCTGGAATAGCCAGCAAATCGACCAGATTGTCGGGTGTTAGAGCAGATGATTTTACCAAATCGTTTCTTGCGAATACCACTGCTCCGATTATGCTCACTAAG GCCTTGCACCctctattaaaaaaatcggcaGAAATCAATGGTGACAAACCTATGGGCGTTGGCAGAGCGGCTGTAATCAATATGAGCTCAATACTAGGATCAATTGGATCTAATGTCGAGGGTGGCATGTATTCGTACCGTGCGTCCAAG TCAGCATTAAATGCCGCCACCAAATCAATGAGCATCGATTTCAAGGATTCCAAAATTCTATGCGTTAGTCTTCATCCGGGATGGGTCAAAACGGATATGGGTGGCAAAAATGCACCATTAGAAATTGATAGCAGTTGTAAGCGAATGATCGAGACAATAATGTCGTTGAATGAAACAAACAATGGAACATTTTTGCAATTCGACGGAAAGTCGCTGCCTTGGTAA
- the LOC119067624 gene encoding LOW QUALITY PROTEIN: coiled-coil domain-containing protein lobo-like (The sequence of the model RefSeq protein was modified relative to this genomic sequence to represent the inferred CDS: deleted 1 base in 1 codon) has translation MDDEETDEKIPENSTKFANSVCHQTGFIYTSFPECQSPNFEGITDFPESYQRLTSKERLLLLYAENFRRQYWEKYPQRKPPILAIPNECGVQKFVSTTIRSTPLIFANMIGNWKENASFVADFIEYEALEPPTAMPNRLISPDVLLKRRKGNSFEIATLLCSLLIGTGFSAFVVSGYASREVTLNDQRRVVCPNIPNDVEQIDDISDNSLPMIPDVKSNFLIEKERMEREKEMRKQKRIDDELTARRKSLEKLSPDIIFGKRVHAWVAVKEKKKPSQPEPRKIEDSESKIDENSLEHPKEDIAPDTTSVFFIEPSTGFRFEANEPTYIAIESVWNHKNYYINRQEPITDILNMSWDVSDSNCWEHFLHDDDVGDDETEGNDDGSDGKYLDMPFSWVKQLHISNSEFEERYPGGEKCIDYMRTRYERFAPFKNKNGLMTRLTTFETLNYEKPLLRWEWYENRSDLLYSSK, from the exons atgGACGACGAGGAAACTGACGAGAAAATACCcgaaaattctacaaaatttgCGAATAGTGTGTGCCATCAGACTGGTTTCATTTACACCAGCTTCCCAGAGTGTCAATCCCCAAATTTCGAAGGAATAACCGATTTTCCGGAGAGCTATCAGCGACTAACATCCAAAGAA CGCTTATTGCTGCTCTATGCGGAGAATTTTCGTCGACAGTACTGGGAAAAGTATCCCCAACGAAAGCCTCCCATTTTGGCGATTCCAAATGAATGTGGCGTGCAGAAATTTGTCTCGACCACTATCCGATCGACACCGTTGATTTTTGCCAACATGATTGgtaattggaaagaaaatgcGAGTTTTGTTGCTGATTTTATCGAATATGAAGCACTAGAACCACCAACTGCTATGCCGAATCGCCTAATCTCACCGGATGTATTATTGAAACGACGCAAGGGAAACAGCTTTGAAATAGCCACCTTATTATGCAGTTTACTTATTGGTACGGGATTTTCGGCTTTTGTTGTGTCTGGATATGCATCCCGGGAGGTCACACTGAACGATCAGCGACGTGTAGTATGCCCGAATATACCAAATGATGTCGAGCAGATAGACGACATAAGCGATAATTCTCTGCCAATGATTCCGGAcgtaaaaagtaattttttaattgaaaaggaGCGAATGGAACGCGAGAAGGAAATGAGGAAACAGAAACGAATTGATGACGAACTAACTGCCAGACGAAAATCACTGGAAAAATTATCACCGGATATCATTTTCGGTAAACGTGTTCACGCATGGGTGGCCgtcaaagaaaagaaaaagccATCACAGCCGGAGCCTCGTAAAATTGAGGATTCAGAATCGAAAATAGACGAGAACTCGCTTGAACATCCGAAAGAGGACATCGCACCGGATACAACGTCCGTGTTTTTCATAGAACCCTCAACCGGTTTCCGATTTGAGGCTAACGAGCCCACGTATATTGCCATTGAAAGTGTTTGgaatcacaaaaattattacattaaTCGTCAAGAGCCAATAACCGACATATTGAACATGAGTTGGGATGTTAGCGATTCAAACTGCTGGGAACATTTTCTGCACGATGATGATGTGGGTGACGATGAAACAGAAGGTAATGACGACGGGTCAGACGGCAAATATTTGGACATGCCATTTTCTTGGGTCAAACAGTTACACATAAGTAATTCGGAATTCGAGGAACGATATCCTGGTGGTGAGAAATGCATCGACTACATGAGAACGAGGTATGAACGATTCGCAccgttcaaaaataaaaatggtttgATGACAAGGCTGACTACATTCGAGACACTC AACTATGAGAAGCCGTTACTTCGATGGGAATGGTACGAAAATCGATCGGATCTGTTGTACTCATCAAAATAA
- the LOC119067818 gene encoding thioredoxin reductase 1, mitochondrial isoform X1, whose translation MAIYGSSVACRFISVVRINCFNKIKIPRRCASHISSNNNFDYDLVVIGGGSGGLACAKEAVVQGAKVAVLDYVKPSPQGTKWGLGGTCVNVGCIPKKLMHQAALLGEAVHEAADYGWSIDKESVKIDWDKLKTSVQNHVKSVNWVTRVDLRDKKVEYINGLGYFKDAHTIGALMKNNTEKSITARNVVIAVGGRPRYSNIPGAVEYGITSDDIFSLDREPGKTLIVGAGYIGLECAGFLNGLGYDATVLVRSVVLRGFDQQMADMVANAATEKGVKFEYKCQPKSIEKTSDNRLLVKYAYDDGREVSDVFDTVLFAVGRKALVDDLKLENSGVIIKPNADKIDVDEYERTNVPHIYAVGDVLQGRPELTPVAILAGRLLARRMFGNSTELMDYDDVATTIFSPLEYGCVGLSEEKAIERHGEDNVEIYHAYYKPTEFFIPQKSVRHCYLKAVALREGDQRVIGLHYVGPVAGEVIQGFAAALKSGLTFKTLQNTVGIHPTTAEEFTRLNITKRSGLDPTPATCCS comes from the exons ATGGCGATTTACGGTTCATCAGTAGCATGCAGATTTATATCAGTGGTTCGGAtaaattgtttcaataaaattaaaattccaagGCGATGTGCTTCCCACATCAGTAGTAACA ACAATTTCGATTACGATCTGGTCGTCATAGGCGGAGGATCTGGTGGATTGGCATGCGCTAAAGAAGCCGTAGTACAGGGCGCCAAAGTAGCCGTATTGGATTATGTGAAACCGTCGCCGCAAGGCACCAAATGGGGTCTCGGTGGGACATGCGTCAATGTCGGTTGCATTCCCAAAAAGTTGATGCATCAGGCTGCTTTGCTGGGCGAAGCGGTCCATGAGGCGGCTGACTATGGTTGGTCCATCGACAAGGAAAGCGTTAAAATTGATTGGGACAAATTGAAGACATCGGTACAGAATCACGTTAAGTCGGTGAATTGGGTGACCAGAGTTGATTTGCGTGATAA GAAAGTTGAGTACATCAACGGACTGGGATATTTCAAAGATGCGCATACGATTGGAGCcctaatgaaaaataatacgGAAAAGTCGATTACGGCAAGAAATGTGGTCATAGCCGTCGGTGGACGGCCGAGATATTCAAACATTCCCGGTGCTGTGGAGTATGGCATTACCAGTGATGATATTTTCAGTTTGGACCGCGAACCAGGCAAAACTTTAATCGTTGGAGCTGGAT ATATTGGCCTAGAGTGTGCCGGTTTCTTAAATGGACTGGGCTACGATGCAACCGTTTTGGTTCGATCGGTTGTTTTAAGAGGATTTGATCAGCAAATGGCTGACATGGTCGCGAATGCTGCAACGGAAAAGG GTGTCAAGTTCGAATACAAATGCCAACCGAAGTCCATTGAAAAAACCAGCGACAACCGTCTGCTCGTCAAATATGCATACGACGATGGCCGAGAGGTATCTGATGTATTCGACACTGTACTGTTTGCGGTCGGACGCAAGGCATTGGTCGACGATTTAAAGTTAGAAAATTCCGGCGTGATCATTAAGCCGAACGCAGACAAAATCGATGTGGACGAATACGAACGGACCAATGTGCCTCACATCTATGCCGTGGGCGATGTGTTACAAGGTCGACCTGAACTTACTCCAGTTGCCATTTTGGCAGGCCGCTTATTAGCTCGTCGTATGTTCGGCAACAGTACCGAACTGATGGATTACGATGATGTCGCAACCACAATCTTTTCGCCATTGGAATACGGATGCGTTGGTTTGAGTGAGGAAAAGGCAATCGAACGGCATGGCGAAGACAATGTGGAAATTTACCATGCTTACTACAAGCCAACCGAATTCTTTATACCTCAAAAGTCGGTAAGGCATTGTTATCTGAAGGCTGTGGCTTTGCGTGAGGGTGATCAGCGTGTAATTGGGTTGCACTATGTGGGACCGGTAGCTGGAGAGGTGATTCAAGGATTCGCCGCTGCATTGAA ATCGGGGCTAACATTCAAAACTCTGCAAAATACTGTCGGCATTCATCCAACCACAGCCGAAGAATTCACTCGACTCAATATTACCAAACGATCCGGATTAGATCCAACACCGGCCACATGCTGCAGTTAA